The Amycolatopsis mongoliensis genome includes a window with the following:
- a CDS encoding CaiB/BaiF CoA transferase family protein: protein MTDSTGTATGPLDGVRVIDLSTVVMGPYAAQILGDLGADVIKIESPADTVRVGQYRTTPGMTPLNLNVNRNKRSVALNLKDEAEREQALKLIDTADVLITNMRPGALSRLGLNYADVAERNPRLVYAHAQGFRGDSDRAGNAAYDETVQASSGLVDVANRALGEPVYLPTIIGDKVSSLTIAYSVLAALVHRDRTGQGQQIEIPMTDTLLAFNLVEHLAGHTYEPAEGPTGFGLSMTKGHAAVRTKDGLACVIPYNPANFRDFFAAAGRPDLAADPRVNGDTIDRADNEWLTEQIAACAPALTTGEWAEVCAKHSIPMAPVLELDRAHEDPYVRDGHLLDTVEHPSEGAIRTVGIPVKFSATPGSIRRLAPLAGQDTAEVLAELN, encoded by the coding sequence ATGACGGACTCCACCGGCACCGCGACCGGCCCGCTGGACGGCGTGCGGGTGATCGACCTCTCGACCGTGGTCATGGGCCCGTACGCGGCCCAGATCCTCGGCGACCTCGGCGCCGACGTGATCAAGATCGAGTCCCCCGCGGACACCGTCCGGGTGGGCCAGTACCGCACCACGCCGGGCATGACCCCGCTGAACCTGAACGTCAACCGCAACAAGCGCAGCGTCGCCCTCAACCTCAAGGACGAGGCCGAGCGCGAGCAGGCGCTGAAGCTGATCGACACCGCCGACGTGCTGATCACCAACATGCGCCCCGGCGCGCTGAGCCGGCTCGGCCTGAACTACGCCGACGTCGCCGAGCGCAACCCGCGCCTGGTCTACGCCCACGCGCAGGGCTTCCGCGGCGACTCCGACCGCGCCGGCAACGCCGCCTACGACGAGACCGTGCAGGCCTCCTCCGGCCTGGTCGACGTCGCCAACCGCGCGCTCGGCGAGCCGGTCTACCTGCCGACGATCATCGGCGACAAGGTTTCCTCGCTGACCATCGCCTACAGCGTGCTCGCCGCGCTGGTCCACCGCGACCGGACCGGCCAGGGCCAGCAGATCGAGATCCCGATGACCGACACCCTGCTCGCGTTCAACCTGGTCGAGCACCTCGCCGGGCACACGTACGAGCCGGCCGAGGGCCCCACCGGCTTCGGGCTGTCGATGACGAAGGGCCACGCCGCGGTCCGCACCAAGGACGGCCTGGCCTGCGTGATCCCCTACAACCCGGCCAACTTCCGCGACTTCTTCGCCGCGGCCGGGCGCCCGGACCTCGCCGCGGACCCGCGCGTGAACGGCGACACCATCGACCGCGCCGACAACGAGTGGCTGACCGAGCAGATCGCCGCGTGCGCCCCGGCGCTGACCACCGGCGAGTGGGCCGAGGTCTGCGCGAAGCACAGCATCCCGATGGCGCCGGTGCTCGAACTGGACCGGGCCCACGAGGACCCGTACGTCCGCGACGGCCACCTGCTCGACACCGTCGAGCACCCGAGCGAGGGCGCCATCCGCACGGTCGGCATCCCGGTGAAGTTCTCCGCGACGCCCGGCTCGATCCGCCGCCTGGCCCCGCTGGCCGGCCAGGACACCGCCGAAGTCCTCGCGGAACTGAACTGA
- a CDS encoding crotonase/enoyl-CoA hydratase family protein, with amino-acid sequence MTEVRTERIGSTLLITIDRPQARNAVNAAVAAGLAAALDELEADPALRVGVLTGAENTFSAGMDLKAALKGESPEIPGRGFGGLTEAELTKPLIAAVEGFAMGGGFELALGCDLIVAAEDAKFGLPEVKRGLIAAGGGVIRLPKRIPHHLAMEFLLTGEPVTGRRAGELGLVNRVTPSGDAAAVALQLAEKLAENAPLALAAVKKIVRGSEAEAFALQREETKKLMQSADVREGMTAFAERRAPKWTGE; translated from the coding sequence ATGACCGAAGTACGCACCGAGCGGATCGGCAGCACCCTGCTGATCACCATCGACCGGCCGCAGGCCCGCAACGCGGTGAACGCCGCCGTCGCGGCCGGGCTGGCGGCCGCTCTGGACGAGCTGGAAGCCGACCCGGCGCTCCGGGTGGGCGTCCTGACCGGCGCCGAGAACACCTTCAGCGCCGGCATGGACCTCAAGGCCGCGCTCAAGGGCGAGTCCCCGGAGATCCCGGGACGCGGGTTCGGCGGCCTCACCGAAGCCGAGCTGACCAAGCCGCTGATCGCCGCCGTCGAAGGGTTCGCCATGGGCGGCGGGTTCGAGCTGGCCCTGGGTTGCGACTTGATCGTGGCCGCGGAAGACGCGAAGTTCGGTCTTCCCGAGGTCAAGCGCGGCCTGATCGCCGCGGGCGGCGGCGTGATCCGGCTGCCGAAGCGGATCCCGCACCACCTGGCGATGGAGTTCCTGCTGACCGGCGAGCCCGTCACCGGCCGCCGCGCGGGTGAGCTGGGCCTGGTCAACCGCGTGACGCCGAGCGGGGACGCCGCCGCCGTCGCGCTGCAGCTGGCCGAGAAGCTGGCGGAGAACGCGCCCCTGGCGCTGGCCGCCGTGAAGAAGATCGTGCGCGGCTCGGAGGCCGAGGCGTTCGCCCTGCAGCGCGAAGAAACGAAGAAACTGATGCAGTCCGCCGACGTCCGCGAAGGCATGACCGCCTTCGCCGAGCGCCGCGCTCCGAAGTGGACAGGCGAATAA
- a CDS encoding 3-hydroxyacyl-CoA dehydrogenase NAD-binding domain-containing protein has protein sequence MKFTTAAVIGAGTIGLSWTALFAHHGLTVRVSDPRPDLAEAVEDALEKFAPHLGTTAEELASRVHVAADVTEAVRDADVVQENGPENLEFKKDLFAKLVEEAPEHALLLSSSSAIPSTAFTGEIDGSRVLIGHPFNPPHLIPLVEVVPGEGTSEESVHKAVEFYTLLGRTPVVERKEIPGFVGNRLQNALSREAIYLVEQGVVTPAELDAVITHSLGIRWATVGPFLGSHLGGGPGGYRHMAEHIGKSMKKMWAGLGNPSQSPEEQERLIRAVEQAYGSSTYSELAETRDRKQLAVLTAVEEN, from the coding sequence ATGAAGTTCACCACCGCGGCGGTGATCGGCGCCGGCACCATCGGCCTGTCCTGGACGGCGCTGTTCGCCCACCACGGCCTGACCGTCCGCGTCAGCGACCCGCGCCCCGACCTCGCCGAGGCCGTGGAAGACGCGCTGGAGAAGTTCGCCCCGCACCTCGGCACGACCGCCGAGGAGCTGGCGAGCCGGGTCCACGTCGCCGCCGACGTCACCGAAGCCGTGCGCGACGCGGATGTCGTGCAGGAGAACGGACCGGAGAACCTCGAGTTCAAAAAGGACCTGTTCGCGAAGCTGGTCGAGGAAGCGCCGGAGCACGCGTTGCTGCTGAGTTCGTCGAGCGCCATCCCCTCGACGGCGTTCACCGGCGAGATCGACGGCAGCCGGGTCCTCATCGGGCACCCGTTCAACCCGCCGCACCTGATCCCCCTGGTCGAGGTCGTCCCCGGCGAGGGCACCAGCGAGGAGTCCGTCCACAAAGCCGTCGAGTTCTACACCCTCCTCGGCCGGACGCCGGTCGTGGAGCGCAAGGAGATCCCCGGGTTCGTCGGCAACCGCCTGCAGAACGCGCTGAGCCGCGAAGCGATCTACCTCGTCGAGCAGGGCGTGGTGACCCCGGCCGAGCTGGACGCGGTGATCACCCACTCGCTCGGGATCCGCTGGGCGACCGTCGGGCCGTTCCTCGGCTCGCACCTCGGTGGCGGCCCGGGCGGCTACCGGCACATGGCCGAGCACATCGGCAAGTCCATGAAGAAGATGTGGGCCGGGCTGGGCAACCCCAGCCAGAGCCCCGAAGAGCAGGAACGGCTCATCCGAGCCGTCGAACAGGCTTACGGCTCCTCCACGTACTCGGAACTCGCCGAGACGCGCGACCGCAAGCAGCTCGCAGTGTTGACCGCAGTGGAGGAGAACTGA
- a CDS encoding acyl-CoA dehydrogenase family protein, whose translation MEPLKDKLTADFYDFEALLPDDERKLLVRTREFMQNDVKPLVNENWEAGTFPKELIGMFRDSGLAGLPYEGYGEHKPAVSHLLTGMMAMEMSRTDASVATFFGVHNGLAMYSIHSGGSQEQRDRWLPEMAAMDKIGAFAMTEPLGGSDVAGGMRTTAKRDGDTWILDGAKKWIGNATFADYIVVWARDVDDNHVKGFVVEKDMPGFVPEKIEGKIAFRIVENAEITLTGVRVPEANRLQGIDSFRDVAEILRATRGGVAWQALGVAIGAYEAALAYAQERQQFGRPIARFQLVQDLLVKSLGNITASWGMLVQLARLQDAGIFKDEHSSLAKAFVTSRMREVVAWSREIFGGNGIVLGYDVARFFADAEAIYSFEGTREMNTLIVGKAITGQSAFV comes from the coding sequence ATGGAACCGCTCAAGGACAAGCTCACCGCCGACTTCTACGACTTCGAGGCGCTGCTGCCGGACGACGAGCGCAAGCTGCTCGTCCGGACGCGCGAGTTCATGCAGAACGACGTCAAGCCGCTGGTGAACGAGAACTGGGAAGCCGGCACCTTCCCGAAGGAACTGATCGGGATGTTCCGCGACTCCGGTCTCGCGGGCCTGCCGTACGAAGGTTACGGCGAGCACAAGCCCGCGGTCAGCCACCTGCTCACCGGCATGATGGCGATGGAGATGAGCCGCACCGACGCGTCGGTGGCGACGTTCTTCGGTGTCCACAACGGACTCGCGATGTACTCGATCCACAGTGGCGGCAGCCAGGAACAGCGGGACCGCTGGCTCCCCGAAATGGCGGCGATGGACAAGATCGGCGCGTTCGCGATGACCGAGCCGCTCGGCGGGTCCGATGTGGCCGGTGGCATGCGCACGACCGCCAAGCGTGACGGGGACACCTGGATCCTCGACGGCGCCAAGAAGTGGATCGGCAACGCGACCTTCGCCGACTACATCGTCGTCTGGGCGCGGGACGTCGACGACAACCACGTCAAGGGCTTCGTCGTCGAGAAGGACATGCCGGGGTTCGTGCCGGAGAAGATCGAGGGCAAGATCGCGTTCCGGATCGTCGAGAACGCCGAGATCACCCTGACCGGCGTCCGCGTGCCGGAGGCGAACCGCCTGCAGGGCATCGACTCCTTCCGCGACGTCGCGGAGATCCTGCGCGCCACCCGCGGCGGCGTCGCGTGGCAGGCGCTCGGCGTGGCGATCGGCGCCTACGAAGCCGCACTCGCCTACGCCCAGGAGCGTCAGCAGTTCGGCCGGCCGATCGCCCGGTTCCAGCTCGTGCAGGACCTGCTCGTGAAGAGCCTCGGCAACATCACCGCGTCGTGGGGCATGCTGGTGCAGCTCGCCCGGCTGCAGGACGCGGGGATCTTCAAGGACGAGCACTCGTCGCTGGCCAAGGCGTTCGTCACCTCGCGGATGCGCGAGGTCGTCGCCTGGAGCCGGGAGATCTTCGGCGGCAACGGGATCGTGCTCGGCTACGACGTCGCGCGGTTCTTCGCCGACGCCGAGGCGATCTACTCGTTCGAAGGCACCCGCGAGATGAACACCCTGATCGTCGGCAAGGCGATCACCGGGCAGTCCGCGTTCGTGTGA
- a CDS encoding SDR family NAD(P)-dependent oxidoreductase → MSGTVLVLGGRSEIGLAVAERLAGEHPRFVLAARPGTDLTAEVAALRGAGAEAVETADFDADDLAAHGPFLEKVAAEHGPLDVVVLAFGILGDQARAEEDAAHAAAIVHTDYVAQVGVLTHAANLLRAQGHGSLVVFSSVAGVRVRRANYVYGSAKAGLDGFASGLADALHGSGVHLLLVRPGFVIGRMTEGMSPAPFSSTPDQVADATVAALRKRRGVVWVPGVLRPVFFGMRLLPRAVWRRLPR, encoded by the coding sequence GTGAGCGGAACGGTGCTGGTGCTGGGCGGACGCAGTGAGATCGGGCTGGCCGTGGCGGAACGCCTGGCCGGCGAACACCCGCGGTTCGTGCTGGCCGCCCGCCCCGGGACGGATCTCACCGCCGAGGTCGCGGCCCTGCGCGGAGCCGGCGCCGAAGCCGTCGAAACGGCCGATTTCGACGCCGACGACCTCGCCGCTCACGGCCCTTTCCTCGAGAAGGTGGCTGCCGAGCACGGGCCGCTCGACGTCGTGGTGCTCGCCTTCGGCATCCTCGGCGACCAGGCCCGTGCCGAAGAGGACGCCGCCCACGCCGCCGCGATCGTGCACACCGACTACGTCGCCCAGGTCGGCGTGCTGACCCACGCCGCGAACCTGCTCCGCGCGCAGGGCCACGGCAGCCTCGTCGTGTTCTCGTCGGTCGCCGGGGTCCGCGTGCGGCGCGCCAACTACGTCTACGGCTCGGCGAAGGCCGGCCTCGACGGCTTCGCGAGCGGCTTGGCCGACGCACTGCACGGCTCGGGTGTCCACCTCCTGCTCGTGCGCCCCGGGTTCGTCATCGGGCGGATGACCGAGGGCATGAGCCCCGCGCCGTTCTCGAGCACGCCGGACCAGGTGGCCGACGCGACCGTCGCCGCGCTGCGCAAGCGCCGCGGGGTCGTCTGGGTGCCCGGCGTACTCCGTCCCGTGTTCTTCGGGATGCGCTTGCTGCCGCGCGCGGTCTGGCGCCGGCTGCCGCGCTGA
- a CDS encoding endonuclease, whose translation MTQRDTIQRLLAEAGPTYAAEAGIKLADKPAPLYRLLVLSVLLSTRIKAAIAVDAARELGAAGMGTARAMADATWQQRVDALGRAHYKRYDEQTATALGDGARYLLEEYGGDLRRVRAAANGEFRTLARLLAKVPRLGPVGAEIFAREVQLVWPEFRPHLDRKALQGAEKLGLPTQPGRLAKLVGPEELAHLAAALVRVTLERGLADRVT comes from the coding sequence ATGACCCAGCGAGACACGATCCAGCGCCTGCTGGCCGAGGCCGGCCCGACGTACGCCGCCGAGGCCGGGATCAAGCTCGCCGACAAGCCGGCGCCGCTCTACCGGCTGCTGGTGCTGTCGGTGCTGCTCTCGACCCGGATCAAGGCGGCCATCGCCGTCGACGCGGCCCGGGAGCTGGGGGCCGCCGGCATGGGCACGGCCCGGGCGATGGCCGACGCGACGTGGCAGCAGCGGGTGGACGCGCTCGGCCGCGCGCACTACAAGCGCTACGACGAACAGACGGCCACGGCGCTCGGCGACGGTGCCCGGTACCTCCTCGAGGAGTACGGCGGGGACCTGAGACGGGTGCGCGCGGCCGCGAACGGCGAATTCCGGACACTGGCCCGGCTGCTGGCGAAGGTGCCGCGGCTCGGACCCGTGGGGGCCGAGATCTTCGCGCGCGAGGTGCAGCTGGTGTGGCCGGAGTTCCGTCCGCACCTGGACCGGAAAGCGTTGCAGGGTGCGGAGAAGCTCGGCCTGCCGACGCAGCCGGGGCGGCTGGCGAAGCTCGTCGGTCCGGAGGAGCTGGCGCACCTCGCGGCGGCTCTCGTGCGGGTCACGCTGGAGCGCGGTCTCGCCGATCGGGTGACGTGA
- a CDS encoding WhiB family transcriptional regulator yields MEATMTGWAELAACKDEDPELFFPISAVGPGARQAAQAKAVCARCPVRAECLGYALDNGLDHGVFGGTTAEDRRRLARTAPQRHRAA; encoded by the coding sequence ATGGAAGCCACGATGACGGGCTGGGCGGAACTCGCGGCCTGCAAGGACGAGGACCCGGAACTGTTCTTCCCGATCTCCGCGGTAGGCCCCGGCGCCCGGCAGGCGGCGCAGGCCAAGGCCGTGTGCGCCCGCTGCCCGGTGCGCGCGGAATGCCTCGGCTACGCCCTGGACAACGGCCTCGACCACGGTGTTTTCGGCGGGACCACCGCCGAGGACCGACGCCGGCTGGCGCGTACCGCGCCGCAGCGGCACCGAGCAGCCTGA
- a CDS encoding RNA polymerase sigma factor: MSVCAGDDFDAFFRADFPPLVAFLCKAGFEAETARDIAAEAMLHALEAWPILEDPRAWVRRVAGRLLEAADDARTDWTAAGDPHDDGKLAALVDQHAGLIDLLASLPGQQRMVLAWSLDGFTPTQIATALRIAPATVRSNLRHVRERLRRHRVARPGDQRDREG; the protein is encoded by the coding sequence GTGTCCGTGTGCGCCGGCGACGATTTCGACGCGTTCTTCCGCGCCGACTTCCCCCCGCTCGTGGCGTTCCTGTGCAAGGCCGGGTTCGAGGCAGAGACGGCCCGCGACATCGCCGCCGAAGCGATGCTGCACGCGCTGGAGGCGTGGCCGATCCTCGAAGACCCGCGAGCCTGGGTCCGCCGCGTCGCCGGCCGGCTGCTCGAGGCCGCGGACGACGCGCGCACGGACTGGACCGCGGCGGGCGACCCGCACGACGACGGGAAGCTGGCCGCCCTGGTCGACCAGCACGCGGGGCTCATCGACCTGCTCGCCTCCCTCCCCGGCCAGCAGCGGATGGTCCTCGCCTGGTCCCTCGATGGCTTCACGCCCACACAGATCGCGACGGCGCTGCGCATCGCCCCCGCGACCGTCCGCTCCAACCTCCGCCACGTGCGGGAACGCCTCAGGCGCCACCGGGTCGCCCGGCCCGGCGACCAGCGGGACAGGGAAGGGTGA
- a CDS encoding LysR family transcriptional regulator, translated as MEMLHLRYFVAVAEELNFSAAARKLHMAASPLSQRIKDLEHELGQQLFDRSTHHVTLTAAGTALLPLARDVLEQVSAIPWRLKEATEPQRSTVFLGMPAGVHPDLRDRVNALAGRVKARYELKRWPGTTADLVQGVHEGKLALTLARLPVTDPALEQVPVMSERLGAVVPADLFAGRDSVSLAELAEFPYVASPGEITPAYFDQLDHQLNELGVKKRIRLTNTGYGGTSEIISSGEAFSISMLDGKSPMHGYRLDNVIVLPFTDFRPQLDTGLLWRRDRSDGDLRELVEAAKEIFAEPLTI; from the coding sequence ATGGAGATGCTGCACCTGCGCTACTTCGTCGCGGTCGCCGAGGAACTGAACTTCTCGGCCGCGGCCCGGAAGCTGCACATGGCCGCGTCGCCGCTGTCCCAGCGGATCAAGGACCTCGAGCACGAGCTCGGGCAGCAGCTGTTCGACCGCAGCACCCACCACGTCACGCTCACCGCCGCCGGGACCGCGTTGCTGCCGCTGGCCCGGGACGTCCTCGAGCAGGTGAGCGCCATCCCGTGGCGGCTCAAGGAGGCGACCGAGCCGCAGCGCAGCACCGTCTTCCTCGGCATGCCCGCCGGCGTGCACCCCGACCTGCGGGACCGCGTCAACGCCCTCGCCGGGCGGGTCAAGGCGCGCTACGAGCTGAAGCGCTGGCCCGGCACCACCGCCGACCTCGTCCAGGGCGTGCACGAGGGCAAGCTCGCCCTCACCCTGGCCCGGCTGCCGGTCACCGACCCGGCACTGGAGCAGGTGCCGGTGATGTCGGAACGGCTCGGCGCGGTCGTGCCGGCCGACCTGTTCGCCGGGCGCGACTCCGTTTCCCTCGCCGAGCTGGCCGAATTCCCGTACGTCGCCTCACCTGGGGAAATCACCCCGGCGTACTTCGACCAGCTCGACCACCAATTGAACGAGCTGGGCGTCAAGAAACGCATCCGGCTGACGAACACCGGTTACGGTGGAACGTCCGAAATCATTTCCAGCGGCGAGGCCTTTTCCATTTCCATGCTCGACGGCAAATCGCCCATGCACGGCTACCGGCTCGACAACGTCATCGTCCTGCCCTTCACCGACTTCCGCCCCCAGCTGGACACCGGCCTGCTCTGGCGCCGCGACCGCAGCGACGGCGACCTGCGAGAACTCGTCGAAGCCGCGAAAGAAATCTTCGCCGAGCCGCTGACCATCTAG
- a CDS encoding LCP family protein, translating to MLLSSRGRRVGGRVALGVVSALVLGATGYAWSQLSKLDDGLVTADVIPPASQVDEDGTPPGEPLKVAQNILLVGIDARTDAYGNPLPQNVLDALHAGSGDDGGDTTDTMIVVHIPAGGAAATAISIPRDSYVDIAGGYGKHKINSAYSRGKNAAMSGLRAQGLSGAQLEVAANEAGAKTAIQTIEKFTGLTINHYAAINLAGFDALSQAVGGVEVCLKAPVHDSYSGADFPAGSQTLSGAQALAFVRQRHGLTNGDLDRIARQQAFLSGMAKKVLSAGTFTDPSKLSALVDAVQGSVVLDKGWDVLSFAQQLRGMSSGAIAFATIPVQSLSLSTPSDGDAVKVDPAQVQQFVRTAISTPAVQASGGDTGGGVKPVAAATTTRTPDTKQPATSAAAGCVN from the coding sequence GTGCTGTTGTCGTCCCGGGGGCGCCGCGTCGGCGGGCGGGTCGCGCTCGGCGTCGTGTCGGCGCTGGTGCTCGGCGCCACCGGGTACGCGTGGTCGCAGCTGAGCAAACTGGACGACGGCCTCGTCACCGCCGACGTCATCCCGCCCGCCTCGCAGGTGGACGAAGACGGCACACCGCCCGGGGAGCCGCTCAAAGTCGCCCAGAACATCCTGCTCGTCGGGATCGACGCGCGTACCGACGCGTACGGCAACCCGTTGCCACAGAACGTGCTCGACGCGTTGCACGCCGGAAGCGGCGACGACGGCGGCGACACCACCGACACGATGATCGTGGTCCACATCCCGGCGGGCGGCGCCGCGGCGACGGCGATCTCGATCCCGCGCGACTCCTATGTGGACATCGCGGGCGGGTACGGCAAGCACAAGATCAACTCGGCGTACAGCCGCGGCAAGAACGCCGCGATGTCCGGGTTGCGCGCCCAGGGCCTCTCCGGCGCGCAGCTGGAGGTGGCGGCGAACGAGGCCGGCGCGAAGACGGCGATCCAGACGATCGAGAAGTTCACCGGGCTGACGATCAACCACTACGCGGCCATCAACCTCGCCGGCTTCGACGCGCTGTCGCAGGCCGTCGGCGGCGTCGAGGTCTGCCTCAAGGCGCCGGTGCACGACAGCTACTCCGGCGCGGACTTCCCGGCCGGCTCGCAGACGCTGTCCGGGGCGCAGGCGCTCGCGTTCGTCCGGCAGCGCCACGGCCTGACCAACGGCGACCTCGACCGCATCGCGCGGCAGCAGGCGTTCCTGTCCGGGATGGCGAAGAAGGTGCTGAGCGCGGGCACGTTCACCGACCCGTCGAAGCTCTCCGCGCTGGTCGACGCGGTGCAGGGGTCCGTGGTGCTGGACAAGGGCTGGGACGTGCTGAGCTTCGCGCAGCAGCTGCGGGGGATGAGCTCGGGGGCGATCGCGTTCGCCACGATCCCGGTGCAGAGCCTCTCGCTGTCGACGCCGTCGGACGGCGACGCGGTGAAGGTCGACCCGGCGCAGGTCCAGCAGTTCGTGCGCACGGCGATCAGCACGCCCGCGGTCCAGGCCTCGGGCGGCGACACCGGCGGCGGCGTCAAGCCGGTGGCGGCGGCGACCACCACCCGGACGCCGGACACGAAGCAGCCGGCGACCTCGGCGGCCGCCGGCTGCGTGAACTGA
- a CDS encoding RNA polymerase subunit sigma-70 yields the protein MGHLPDFETVVERHRREIQVHCYRMLGSLSDAEDLAQETFLRAWKARDRFEGRAGVRTWLYRIATNACLDVLARRPRRVLPDQLGPAGEPDGPLSAVDLPWLEPVPDRLLDEAGPDAVVVERETIELAYLAAVQYLPPRQRAALVLRDVLGWSAKETADLLETSVASANSALQRARATLRERLPAHRAEWTAGDPTAEETALLKRFIAAYEQGDPQAVARLLHEEARAVMPPYELWFGSAAAIVRALSLSLDPASPHCVGRFRMRATRANRQPAVATWLRRPGADEYRWFGVSLLTIEHGLITDLAAFESAPAAAWGLPEVWRDE from the coding sequence GTGGGTCACCTTCCGGATTTCGAGACGGTCGTCGAACGGCATCGGCGGGAGATCCAGGTGCACTGCTACCGGATGCTCGGCTCGCTGAGCGATGCCGAAGACCTCGCCCAGGAGACCTTCCTGCGCGCCTGGAAGGCCCGCGACCGCTTCGAAGGCCGGGCCGGCGTGCGGACGTGGCTGTACCGGATCGCGACCAACGCCTGCCTCGACGTCCTCGCCCGGCGGCCGCGGCGGGTGCTGCCCGACCAGCTCGGCCCCGCCGGGGAGCCGGACGGTCCCCTCTCCGCCGTCGATCTGCCGTGGCTCGAGCCCGTCCCGGACCGGCTGCTGGACGAGGCCGGGCCGGACGCCGTCGTCGTCGAACGGGAGACCATCGAGCTCGCCTACCTCGCCGCCGTCCAGTACCTGCCGCCGCGGCAGCGGGCGGCCCTCGTCCTGCGCGACGTCCTCGGCTGGTCGGCGAAGGAGACCGCGGACCTGCTCGAGACGAGCGTCGCGTCGGCGAACAGCGCGCTGCAACGGGCCCGCGCGACCCTGCGTGAACGACTGCCCGCGCACCGTGCCGAGTGGACGGCCGGCGATCCGACGGCCGAAGAGACCGCGCTGCTCAAGCGGTTCATCGCGGCTTACGAACAGGGCGACCCCCAAGCGGTCGCCCGGCTGCTGCACGAGGAGGCCCGCGCCGTCATGCCGCCGTACGAGCTGTGGTTCGGCAGTGCGGCGGCGATCGTCCGGGCGTTGTCGCTGTCGCTCGACCCGGCTTCACCGCACTGCGTCGGCCGCTTCCGGATGCGGGCGACGCGCGCCAACCGCCAGCCCGCGGTGGCGACCTGGCTCCGGCGCCCGGGCGCGGACGAGTACCGCTGGTTCGGGGTGTCCCTGCTGACGATCGAGCACGGCCTGATCACGGACCTGGCCGCCTTCGAGTCCGCCCCGGCGGCGGCGTGGGGGCTGCCGGAGGTCTGGCGGGACGAATGA
- a CDS encoding acetoacetate decarboxylase: protein MKIDEVRRHVTTPLTAPAFAPVVPRFTDREYLNIVYRTDADALRAVVPEPLKVEEPLVRFEVMKMGDVSGYGPYTESGQAIEVSFDGERGEYLHAMYLDNFPATASGREVSAYPKTVGSPNLYVDNGVLVGTLDYGTLRVATATMGYKHHELDAREAERQIIVPTFMLKTIPGYDGAPRVQELVRTEITDVVVKEAHTGPARLQLFQHVLAPLADLPVLEVVSASHIRTDLTLAPVKPVFDYLKGARS from the coding sequence ATGAAGATCGACGAAGTCCGCAGGCACGTGACCACTCCCCTGACCGCCCCGGCGTTCGCGCCCGTGGTCCCGAGGTTCACCGACCGCGAGTACCTGAACATCGTCTACCGGACCGACGCCGACGCCCTGCGCGCCGTCGTGCCGGAGCCGCTGAAGGTCGAAGAACCGTTGGTGCGCTTCGAGGTCATGAAGATGGGCGACGTCTCCGGCTACGGCCCGTACACCGAGTCCGGCCAGGCGATCGAGGTCAGCTTCGACGGCGAGCGCGGCGAATACCTGCACGCGATGTACCTCGACAACTTCCCGGCCACCGCGTCCGGGCGCGAGGTGAGCGCGTACCCGAAGACCGTGGGCAGCCCGAACCTCTACGTCGACAACGGCGTTCTGGTGGGCACGCTGGACTACGGGACGCTCAGGGTGGCGACCGCGACCATGGGCTACAAGCACCACGAGCTGGACGCCCGCGAGGCCGAACGCCAGATCATCGTCCCGACGTTCATGCTCAAGACGATCCCGGGCTACGACGGCGCGCCGCGCGTGCAGGAACTGGTCCGCACCGAGATCACCGACGTCGTGGTCAAGGAGGCCCACACCGGCCCCGCGCGGCTGCAGCTGTTCCAGCACGTCCTGGCGCCGCTGGCCGACCTGCCGGTGCTGGAGGTCGTCTCCGCGAGCCACATCCGCACCGACCTGACGCTCGCCCCGGTCAAGCCGGTCTTCGACTACCTGAAGGGAGCTCGGTCATGA